In Desulfonatronovibrio hydrogenovorans DSM 9292, the following proteins share a genomic window:
- a CDS encoding DUF4198 domain-containing protein, with protein MKKFITVLGAMLGMIFISLSSSLAHCIWTEVPFKVEPGQEFTVSAYYAHPDYPLEERDKTSLSLVVLKPGEEMQEIVLFENPYHYDNEVSLNSPGQHFFVLERSPNRYRLSEIRDFGKSMTWVGEAGSLVHDPVGIPLEIITVKVNELANGHKELTVQVLFKGSPVSGGAIEVFQSLENDSILYDEIAEYDVPKGGKVTFTIDPSRKYVLETDHRVPAREIAGTGFAITEVRFRSTLFIGAM; from the coding sequence ATGAAAAAATTTATCACTGTATTGGGGGCAATGCTAGGCATGATATTTATCTCGCTTTCATCGTCCCTAGCTCACTGCATATGGACTGAAGTACCTTTCAAAGTTGAGCCGGGACAAGAGTTTACCGTAAGTGCTTATTATGCCCACCCCGACTATCCTCTTGAAGAAAGAGACAAGACCAGTCTAAGTCTGGTGGTACTTAAGCCGGGGGAGGAAATGCAGGAGATCGTTCTTTTTGAAAATCCCTACCATTATGATAATGAAGTCAGCCTGAACAGTCCAGGGCAACATTTTTTTGTGCTGGAGCGCAGCCCCAACCGCTACAGGCTGTCCGAAATAAGGGATTTCGGAAAAAGCATGACCTGGGTCGGAGAAGCCGGCTCCCTAGTTCATGATCCTGTAGGAATTCCTCTGGAAATTATTACGGTCAAGGTCAATGAGCTTGCCAACGGCCATAAAGAATTGACTGTACAGGTACTTTTTAAAGGCAGCCCTGTCTCAGGAGGTGCAATAGAGGTCTTCCAGTCCCTGGAGAACGATTCAATCCTTTATGATGAGATCGCCGAATATGATGTGCCAAAAGGCGGCAAGGTGACTTTTACCATTGATCCTTCCCGCAAATATGTTCTTGAGACAGACCACCGGGTCCCAGCCAGGGAAATAGCTGGGACTGGTTTTGCCATTACCGAGGTCAGGTTCCGCTCTACATTGTTTATTGGAGCAATGTAG